The DNA window GCGAACGGCTCCGAGGAGACATAGCCCTGCATCGCGCTCTGCTTGTTCACCAGAAACGGCTGCGGGTTGAATGTGTAGGGCCTGACTTTGTCCTCGCTGAATCCATATTCGGACTTCAGCCATTGAAAGTAGCTGGTAATCCCTTCCTTGGACACCAACAGCGTCAGCGGCTTGAGGTCTTCGAGTTTCGTGACCTTGGATTCCGGATGGGTCAGGAAAACCTGCGGATCCTTCTGGAAGATGGCGGCGACCGTCACCAGCGGCACGTTGTTGGCGACCGCGTCGAACGACATCAGCGTGTTCGCGGCCATGAAGAAGTCGAGCTTGCCGGCAATCAGCAGTATGCGGTTGTTGTCGTTGGGGCCACCCGGCACGATGGTGACGTCGAGCCCGTAATTCTTGTAGGTGCCGTCGGCCAGGGCCTGGAAAAACCCGCCATGCTCGGCCTCGGGGACCCAGTTGGTCCCGAACGAGACCTTGTCCAGCGTGGTTTGGGCGGCCGCAGGGGAGAGCGCCACCAGAACAGCCACAAAAGCGGCCGTTAACGCTCGCGGCAAAAGGGCCGGGTTCATGATTGGACTCCGTCGATCGTTCTGGCCCATGATAGGAAGCACGGGACGTTGGTTACCGCCCTCGTAATGCATTCAAATGGCCTTGCAAGTCCACCCCGGGAAACACTTCGCGCGATGACTTCAATTGTTCCTCCCCGCGATTGGACCGACATTCACTGGCCCGACATATCCGGGGCGGCGGCGCGATGGATCGCGGTGTTGCCGCTGGCGGCGACCGAGCAGCACGGTCCGCATTTGCCTGTCGGCACCGACGTCATGATCGCGCAGGCCTATCTGGCGCGGGTGCGCGAACTTTTACCCGACGCCATTCCGGCGACGTTCCTGCCGCTGCAGCCCGTGGGGATTTCCACCGAGCACATCGATTATCCGGGGACGCTGACCCTGCCGACCGAGATTGCGCTGAAAACATGGATGGCGCTCGGTGAATGCGTCGCGCGCGCCGGGCTCAAAAAGCTGGTCATGGTCACCAGCCATGGCGGCAACAGTGCGGCCATGACCCTTGTCGCGCAGGATCTGCGCGCGAAATATGGACTGCTCGCGGTGACCACCGGATGGTCTCGCTTTGGTGCCCCGGATGGATTGTTTCCGACGGAAGAAGTGCGTCATGGCGTGCATGGCGGCGCGGTCGAGACCTCGATCATGCTGGCGCGATACAAGCAGCAGGTGCGCGGTGACGCGATCGCCGATTTTCGTCCGGCCGGGATCGCGATGGAAAAGGATTATCGCTGGCTTTCCGCGCACCGGCCGGCGCCGTTCGCCTGGCAGGCCCAGGACCTGCACCCGAGCGGCGCCGCCGGCGATGCTACGCTCGCCACCGCGGGGAAAGGCGAAATCCTGATCGAGCACGGCGCGCGCGCATTCTGTGAATTGCTCGCCGACGTCGATCGATTCGATCCGGAAACGCTCGCGCCCGGCCCCAAAAACTGACGGCACTCCCATAACCGTCTGTAATAGCTGAACAACTATCGTTACCCAGAATTAATAGAACGCCGCTCGAACCGGATTCGAAGAGGCTCCGTCCAACTGGGCATGCGGACCATAACGGACCCGCGCTCAACCGGATGGAGTTTCTGATGTCGATCAAGTCGAGAATTGCCGCGCTCGCGCTCGCCGCACTTGCCGTCACCGGCAGCATCGCGTCCACCACCACCCAGGCCGAAGCCAGGGGCCTCGGCTGGGGCATCGGAGCCGGCCTGATTGGCGCAGCCGTGGTCGGCAGCGCGATCGCCGCCAGCAACGACGGTTACTATTACGGCGGCTATCGCCGCTGCGGCTGGGTCCGCCTGTCCTAGTCACTGATTTCGTTAATAAATTCCGCTAGTTACCTACGCTGTTACCTACATCTCTCATCCGGGCATGGCAGGGAATAGCAAGGTAACGGGTTGAAAAATCGGCTCGTCCGTGCTAAGCAACATTCAGTTCTGCAATCTCGCTACCGGAAAAAGCGCCTTGTTTTAAGCGCCTCTTGGCCGGGCCCGGAAGGGCTGGCGATCAAGACTGTAGACGCTGCCCGAGATGCCGCCCCCTCGGCACGGGATCAACAGCCAAAGCACGTGTGAGGCATGGGTTCTCCAGTTTTTGGAGGGCTCTATGCCCCTGCTAGAAGTCAAATCCATTGAACCGTTTGCTATGTCGCCGGTGGCTGCCGGTGCCTCGCTGTCTCTGACGAAACGCCAGATTTATAACCTGATCACCGATGGCGTGTTGATCGCCAAGCGATCAGGCTCGCGGACGCTCGTCGATTTCGAGAGCGTCAAAAAATACTACGCGTCGTTGCCATTGAAGACAGTCAGCGCGTCGATACCGAACGCGCCTCAGTGCATCGGCGCGGCGCCCGCGCGGCGCCGTACCGTGCGCAGCGCGGCGAGGACCTGATGATGACATCCCTCAGAACAGAGAACGAAGGAAGGCAGGCCCGCCTTGGCGGTCTGTAGTGTTCACAGCTCCCACCGATTTTGCGAAGAATTTTGAAGCTGCATTGAAGCGAGCGTAGACTTTGAAGTCGAGCGCGACCTGCAAGGGTTCGTATTTTGTGAACTCAATCGCGCTAGTCGGCAAAGCTAGCGGCAGCGATCCTCGGAGCCGCGTTAGCTGAGAAAGATCCTGTCCGGAGATGGGTGCCTTGGATCGGGGCATACTCCGGGGCTCGAGTTTCTGAGATTTGCCAGTTGCGAGCAGAGGACGTCCTTCAGATCGAAGATATCTGGTGCATGAAACTCGATCCTGAAGTTGGCTCGTTGAAAACGAGTGGGTCGGAGCGCATTATTCCTGTGCACCCCGCGCTCATTGAAAATGGTTTTTTGAAATTCGTGGCGACGATTAAGTCAGGACCGCTCTTTGCGGCGCTGTCACCGGACAAGTTTGGTAAGCGCGGCGGAAATGGCACGAAAGTCATCGGTCGGTTCGTTCGCCAACTTGGTCTAACAGACACGCGACTTTCGCCGAGCCATTCGTGGCGCCATCGCATTAAGACTTTGGGCCGGAAATTTGCACTAGCTCCGGACATTCTAGATGCCATAACCGGTCATAGCGCCCGATCTGATGGAGACTCGTACGGAGAGGTTCCCATTGACGCCCTCCTAAGGGAATTATCCAAAATCCCCAGACTTGAACTGTAGGATGAGGCGTTCGAATCCCTCCCTCTCCGCCACGAACTTATGCAAGCGCCTCCACCCCACACCCCGTTTTGGGTGGTTCCGCCTGTTTTAGATCTCCGAAGCTGGCCGGGTCTTAGACTCTTGGGCACGCCATTTCGACGATGAGACTGAGCGTGCGACGTCTTCCAGCTTGCGGCCAATATGGGGACTTCGATGGAGATGCTGGAGGACATCTTCCAGTAAGAGCCAATGCAGGACCGACAGATGGCACCTCCAGATTCTCGCCCGATAAAAACAATTGAAAAAATCCCCCGCGCAGGAGCAAATTTTTCCGCTTCAAAATCCTAAATACTCTGCAGACCTCCGACTTTTGATGGATTGGCCACTCAAGCGAACCTGCTGCAGAGGGTTTACGTCATGCGCGCCGCATCAAGCCGCATATGGTCACCAAGAAGGGTGACACTCGCCCGTGGTACGACATTGAGGCGTCAGTGTCCGCCAAGCGGCGGATACGAGCAGACAAACAGAAAGCCGCTGTGGAACGCTCGCAAGCCAGGACACGGGAATGCAGCCGATACCGTCCCCTGCCCGGCCGATCGATCGCGGATCGCATGTTGCAGGCTATGCAGCCTGGTGCTTGGTTCGGAATGGGCGATATCGCGAGGATGGCCGGCGTCGATCGGAGCGCACGCGGCAAGGTCCACCAAGTGTTGCTCCGGCGCCGTTGGATCGAAAAAGCCGTTAACCCGCGTTCCGTGGCAAGCTCGACCCCTGGCAGATCCTGGCTGGCGCTGAACCCGAACCGCAGCACCTCTATCGGCTGACGGAATTGGGGTTGCGGGTCAAAGCAGTTTTCCCGAGCGAAACGCGCTGATTAACGCGGCGGCGCGACTGTTATTTGTCCTCTTGCGCGAATGCGCGCCACAAGGCGCCGAACACAAACAAGATGCCGAAGAAGGCACCGTGGCCGTAGCCACTGGCGGACCCATCGTCGCGCCAAAGATGTGGCACGTTGTAAATCAACATTGTTATGCCGAGTGCGGCCAAAATCGCGGCTGGTTTCATCTCGAAAGTCCGACCGGCTACACGCGATCCCGCGCCACATGGCGCGGGAAGAATGTCTGTTTTAGCTTATATGGTGCGCTTTTTCTTGCCGGTCTTCCGTTTGGCCTGTGAGGCCGTGGCGCGCTTCGTCTTATAAGATTGGATCCTCTCCAGCATCAGGAGAGCGATTTCCATTGGCACCAAGCCTTCGATGTCGGCAAAACCGCCGGCCTCGATCTGTTTGATGCTGAACACCGGCTCAAAGTTGGCCCAGTCAATTTTGATTGGCCGCGGCATCTCTTCCTCTGCTCTCTCGACAATTCTCGGAACGAACGGAATTATGTTTGTCATGGGTGTGCCTTTCCGCTTTCGGGCGGGATTGGACGAATGATCCCGGTGCGAAAAGACCCGCACACGGCCCGCAGCGCCTTTGGACTTTCGTCTTGGACGTGTCACTGCCACCGGGATTCAAATTTGAAAACGCGTGCTTACCGATTTGGGTTTTCGGCCCAGGCGCGCAGAATGCGCTCATTTCGCCCGTGTCAACTAAGCCATTGATATTATTGGTGAAAACTGAGAGTTTTCAATCTCTACAAATCACGAAACAAGCCCGTTTCCAATTGGTTGGGATCGCAGAAAACCCTACAAAATTATTTTCGAGCAGATGGCGCCGCCGGCCGCTCCCCGCCACACCGTCGCCGCATACGGGAACAGCCAGGCGCTGCGAGACAAGGGCGTCGACCTCTTCCTCCATCAGCAGGGCATGGACACGTCGACCACCGCCGGCCGCGCCATGTTTCAGATGCTCGGCGTCTTTGCCGAGTTCGAACGGGGGATCATTCGGGAAAGAGTCAACTCCGGGCTAGCGCGGGCCAGGGACAAAGGGACGGTGCTCGGCCGCCCGCGTACGGCACCGGCTGTTGAGAAGCGCATGAGGCCTCCACGCGAAGGGCGCTGGCATGCTCAAGATTGGTCGCACGTTGGGAATCGGCACAAGCGTAGTGCAGCGCGTCGTTCGGGAGATGTGACCGCGGGGACAAATCGACGCATGAATCGGAGTTGTAGCGCCGATAACGCGCCACAGCTCACGCAAGCGTTTGAATTGATTGCATTGCTTGCGCCTATCCTAGGCTACCGACGGAAGCGCACGGCTTGCGCGGCGTGTCGGCGCCACTATAGGCGGTGCTCGGTGCAGCTGGTCGCGCGAGCTGAGTGGCGCGCGGACCAGTGCCCAGGAAAGGAATTTCCGTCGCGCGCGGGCACCGCCCCAGCCAGGTCGCCCCCCGGCTACCCCCCGCGCGCTCAGGGAGAATCCTCCGTAAGCCGCCTCCGCTAGTGCACGATTTTTTGAGATTCAGGGTCACCACGATGGATCCCCAATTCTACGACCGGATGTGGGACACGGCACACGAAGCCTGGCGCTCGGCGAAACTGCCGCGCTCGCTCGCCCGCAAGCACCCGATAGTCGCCGATTGGCTGGCCGACGACGCCCGCGGAGGCGATCCCGCGATCAACCCGCTCCACTTCCTCCACCGACCGCACTTGCGACACCCAGCTAGATTGCGCCGGCTCCGCATCTTCAACACGCTTCTATTGACGCTCGAGCGAGAAGGCTTCGGCATGGCTCTCGACCGCGATCGAGATGACAGCAACGTCGCGGTCGGTCACCGAGGACACCGCGCCACGCTTTCGATTTCCGCAGAGATGACGGGGCCGATCCGGGCGACGTCACCCACCCGGACGAACCTCACCGGGTGCCTGATTTGCCAGCTTGAGGCGAAACTTCCCGGCGGCATCGAAAGACGCTGGGCCGATGAGGTGGACGCCGCACTGGAAACGCGGATCCCGAACATCCTGGCCAGCTTCGCGGTGTGGGTCGAACACCAAAACCGCCAAGCGCCACATCGTTGAGGCGCGCGAACAACCCTGCCTCGAAAGTATTTCGTCACTTTGGCCGAGCAACGCGAGACAAAGCCTCGCGTTCAGGTCATCTTCGGGATCAGCTACAACCACAGCAGGGGTGCAGAAATGAACCGGGATTTCAGCAACAAAGACGCCATGTTCCACTTGCGATACGGCCTAGGCTGCGCTCTTGAAGGGACTTTCGCGATTTGGCTTTTGATCCACGCCGAAAGCTACCACCCCCTTGGAGTTTGGATCGCCTACTTCCTACTGGCCGTGACTACCGTGTGCCTGGTGACCGGTTTCATTTGGTACTTTTGTTGGGCATACGAGCGAAATGCGACGCTCTGGTACCTGGCCGGTGTCGCCTCATTGATTGGCGCCGCTTGCGCCGCACTAGACAGATTGTTCGCATTCGGATTTCAAGGTTGGGACGTCGCCCTATCCTTCGGCATTCTATATTTCGCTGCTGGGTATGGCATCTGGCGTCTGGTGCGATCCGCCGTCGTTCGAAGTTTCAACGTCCTGCTGCTGGCCGTATCGGAAGTTGGATCAGCATGGCGTGGCGAGTTGCGCCGCTGACCGATAATTTTTGCCGATGAGCGAGCGGCGGCCCTCACTTGGTCTATGGCTACCTGGCGATGTCGACTCGTCGGGTTGAAGTCTGATTTGCCCCGATGAGCGGATATTATTCGAGAGCCCTGGCATGTCTGAAAACTGCCAGTTGCGGAAACCGGTGCACGCCCACCGCCGAGACCGCCCTACGCAGCGCCGCAGCCAATGTTGCGAAACGAAAAACTCCCATAGGATGTGAGGTGTTTCACACACGCGATCCCGTTTTAGTTTTATCGTGTGCTTCGAGATCCACATAGAGCGGCCTGTTTCGAACTATCTCACTCAAGAGGGAGTTTCGGAAATGTTGTGCATCGTCTTGGGAATCATCGCTGCCGTTTTCGTTCCAACCCAAGCCCTCACGGATCAAGGCAGTGGCGCCTTGCCCGAAATACTTCCCTCGTTGGCGCACTGGACGATCACTTTGCTGGGCCTGGTCGTGGCAGGCCGATTGGCCTGGCAAGCGTTCGGCCGCGCCGTCACCATTGCCGAAGTCCCGACGTTTCCGAGATACATGACGAGCCGGCAGCAATACCGGTTGGGAAGTTTCGCCTTTGTCCTATTCTCGTGTGGCTTCTTCCTTCTTCTTGTTCATGAGAACCGAGACGTCATCGCCTTGGCTCCGCTGCTTCCGGCAATTCCCGAAAGCGTCCTACAGGCAGCCAAAGACCAGTCCGCGCCCTATTTGGTCGTCATCGCCGCAATGGGTGCCGTCTATTTGTACCTCCTTACGAAAGAGGCTCAGTGGAACGTCCTCCTGATGATGCGGGACGCGATCCAGAGTTGGATCAGCGTTCCCCAACTTGCCAAGCAAATCATAGCGCAAATCCGTTTTGCGCTCCGCATACCGCAGGATGCGCTTCCAAAAGTAATCGCGAACTCGCCGGAAGTGGTAGAGCAAGACTTCCGCAAGGACTCCAATACGCCGGATCGGATGTGGGCAGAAATCTGCTACATGAAGTGGTGGCTGACGCAAGGCCACGACGCTGGAGATGACGCAACCTTCTTCACTGAGGAAAGCTTCGGCTTCGAGAAGCTTATGGATGAGTTTCAGCAGGCGTCGCTGACAATGAGTCAATGGAAATCCGGTGCACCGGCTGGCCTCGCAGCATCACAAATCACTCAATCCATCAGGGACCTTTTCAGCCGGTTTGCCCGGCTCGTTGCGTGCTACTTGATCTACCGTAATGGCTCCAGAGCGGACCTGCGCAATGAGGCCGGCAAGTTTGGAATCGAAGTTGACGCTCCAATCTATGATAATCCCATGCGGTACTGGATTGTGTATATCGTCGTGCTAATCGGCTCTGTCTATATCGGCGTGATCGTCTCGGCGGTTGCCTACGACGTGCTTCAGGGCAAGGGTCTCGTTCTGGCACAGGATCCCAATCGCTCGCTGGCGTGGGTCATGTATTCTCTTTGCAACTATGGGTTGGCGATCGTTGTAGTCCTTCTGCTTCGATTTGCAGTTAGTTCATTGACAGGCGATTCAATTCCGTCGCACCTCACCACCTATTGTTGGACATTCCTGGTAGCAGTGGTCGTGGGCCCGTGTGGCCTGACGGTGGCCGTCCACTATTTCGGACAGGGTGATTTGCAGCAAATGCCTTTTGTAAGTCTCTACTACCGTATGCTGCGGTGGGGTTTGGGAC is part of the Bradyrhizobium erythrophlei genome and encodes:
- a CDS encoding ABC transporter substrate-binding protein, translating into MNPALLPRALTAAFVAVLVALSPAAAQTTLDKVSFGTNWVPEAEHGGFFQALADGTYKNYGLDVTIVPGGPNDNNRILLIAGKLDFFMAANTLMSFDAVANNVPLVTVAAIFQKDPQVFLTHPESKVTKLEDLKPLTLLVSKEGITSYFQWLKSEYGFSEDKVRPYTFNPQPFLVNKQSAMQGYVSSEPFAVEKSGGFKPGIILLADYGLNSYSTLIETRRDLIDKKPDLVQRFVDASIIGWYHYLYGDNAAGNALIKKLNPEMTDELLAYSVAAMKEYGIVDSGDSLHDGIGAMSDVRVTSFFDKMVRAGVVRPDIDFRKSYTLRFINKGVGLDLRPKN
- a CDS encoding creatininase family protein, encoding MTSIVPPRDWTDIHWPDISGAAARWIAVLPLAATEQHGPHLPVGTDVMIAQAYLARVRELLPDAIPATFLPLQPVGISTEHIDYPGTLTLPTEIALKTWMALGECVARAGLKKLVMVTSHGGNSAAMTLVAQDLRAKYGLLAVTTGWSRFGAPDGLFPTEEVRHGVHGGAVETSIMLARYKQQVRGDAIADFRPAGIAMEKDYRWLSAHRPAPFAWQAQDLHPSGAAGDATLATAGKGEILIEHGARAFCELLADVDRFDPETLAPGPKN
- a CDS encoding recombinase family protein is translated as MDTSTTAGRAMFQMLGVFAEFERGIIRERVNSGLARARDKGTVLGRPRTAPAVEKRMRPPREGRWHAQDWSHVGNRHKRSAARRSGDVTAGTNRRMNRSCSADNAPQLTQAFELIALLAPILGYRRKRTACAACRRHYRRCSVQLVARAEWRADQCPGKEFPSRAGTAPARSPPGYPPRAQGESSVSRLR